The Nitriliruptor alkaliphilus DSM 45188 genome includes a region encoding these proteins:
- a CDS encoding HD domain-containing phosphohydrolase, which produces MDDELRLADLLAALSVATDLGMGQEPEKAVRACLLATELARACELPEVQVRDVYYTTLLVHLGCTASSHELAFLFGDDVGVMPQAERTDEANVRESLALLGLAGRGRGARRVQHLVRVLAAGEDGGRSVFRSVCEVGTRMAQRLHLGDRVATALGDSTEVWDGSAGAFQRAGDDIALPARFALVATQAVIFDRLGGPEAAIDIVRDRAGHWFDPAVADTFARVGPDLLRGMADADVWREVLEVEPRPVRCIPPSQLDEVARVFADMVDLKSTYSLGHSTGVAELAEAAAVRLGLADERVTAVRHAALLHDLGRVAVSSALWEQPRRLTSSQWEQVRLHPYHTERILGRSSQLAELARIAGLHHERMDGSGYHHGTTGAAIVTEARLLAAADVFQAMTQDRPHRRGRPPDEVAHHLGGATDGLDVDCVRAVIAAAGEQPTAARRSWPAGLTDREVEVLRLVASGSSNRQIANELVISPRTAEHHVQHIYAKIGGSTRAAAAVFAMEHGLVR; this is translated from the coding sequence GTGGACGACGAGTTGCGGTTGGCCGATCTGCTTGCTGCCCTGTCGGTCGCCACCGACCTCGGCATGGGGCAGGAGCCCGAGAAGGCGGTCCGAGCCTGCCTCCTCGCGACCGAGCTGGCACGCGCCTGCGAGCTGCCCGAGGTGCAGGTCCGCGACGTCTACTACACCACCCTGCTGGTCCACCTCGGCTGCACCGCGTCATCCCACGAGCTGGCGTTCCTGTTCGGGGACGACGTCGGGGTGATGCCGCAGGCGGAGCGCACCGACGAAGCGAACGTGCGCGAGTCGCTGGCGCTGCTCGGCCTGGCCGGGCGTGGCAGGGGGGCGCGCCGGGTCCAGCACCTGGTGCGGGTCCTGGCCGCCGGTGAGGACGGCGGCCGGTCCGTCTTCCGCTCGGTCTGCGAGGTCGGGACGCGGATGGCGCAGCGGCTGCACCTCGGCGACCGGGTCGCCACCGCGCTCGGCGACAGCACCGAGGTCTGGGACGGCAGCGCCGGCGCCTTCCAACGTGCCGGCGACGACATCGCCCTCCCGGCACGGTTCGCGCTGGTGGCCACCCAGGCGGTGATCTTCGACCGACTCGGCGGTCCGGAGGCCGCCATCGACATCGTCCGGGACCGTGCGGGCCACTGGTTCGATCCCGCGGTGGCCGACACGTTCGCGCGCGTCGGTCCGGACCTGCTCCGCGGGATGGCCGACGCGGACGTGTGGCGCGAGGTCCTCGAGGTCGAACCACGTCCGGTGCGCTGCATCCCCCCGTCCCAGCTCGACGAGGTCGCCCGGGTCTTCGCCGACATGGTGGACCTCAAGTCGACCTACAGCCTCGGTCACTCCACGGGTGTCGCCGAGCTGGCCGAGGCGGCGGCGGTGCGGCTCGGTCTCGCGGACGAGCGGGTGACGGCGGTCCGTCACGCAGCGCTCCTGCACGACCTCGGGCGGGTCGCGGTGTCGAGCGCCCTCTGGGAGCAGCCGCGTCGCCTCACCTCGAGCCAGTGGGAGCAGGTCCGCCTCCACCCGTACCACACCGAACGCATCCTCGGTCGCTCGAGCCAGCTGGCCGAGCTGGCACGGATCGCGGGGCTGCACCACGAACGTATGGACGGTTCCGGCTACCACCACGGCACGACCGGTGCCGCGATCGTCACCGAGGCGCGCCTGCTGGCGGCCGCCGACGTCTTCCAGGCGATGACCCAGGATCGGCCGCACCGACGGGGGAGGCCGCCGGACGAGGTCGCCCACCACCTCGGTGGCGCGACCGATGGCCTCGACGTGGACTGCGTCCGCGCGGTCATCGCGGCCGCAGGTGAGCAGCCGACGGCCGCCCGCCGGTCCTGGCCCGCCGGGCTCACCGACCGGGAGGTCGAGGTGCTGCGGCTGGTGGCGTCGGGTTCGAGCAACCGCCAGATCGCGAACGAACTGGTCATCTCTCCCCGGACGGCCGAGCACCACGTCCAGCACATCTACGCCAAGATCGGCGGCTCGACCCGGGCCGCCGCGGCCGTGTTCGCGATGGAGCACGGGCTCGTGCGGTGA
- a CDS encoding helix-turn-helix domain-containing protein, with product MVKPTRVTNDIRRLRFLHGEMTQAELADRVGLTRQTIIAIEKGRYSPSLEVAFQIARVFGVPLDDVFQYPETETGAR from the coding sequence GTGGTGAAGCCGACCAGGGTCACCAACGACATCCGTCGCCTGCGCTTCCTGCACGGGGAGATGACACAGGCCGAGCTCGCCGATCGTGTCGGGCTCACCCGCCAGACGATCATCGCCATCGAGAAGGGGCGCTACTCGCCGTCGCTCGAGGTGGCGTTCCAGATCGCCCGCGTCTTCGGGGTCCCCCTCGACGACGTCTTCCAGTACCCCGAGACCGAGACAGGTGCACGATGA
- a CDS encoding formate dehydrogenase accessory sulfurtransferase FdhD has translation MGTTGLVLAGGASRRFGSDKRVAPVEGRPLLRRAVDAVAAVSDEVVVAVAPARPLPSGLALPSDVRVVTDAPGHEGPLAGLAAGLAAASHDVVVVLGGDHGWADPATLATLRDRVAGDAEVDAAVLEVDGRRQPLAAAYRRRVGEVARARLAAGELRLVALLDDLRVVTVSAPGAERTARDVDVPADLDHDRRTTPVRVTAIDGTGRREVDVVDHLAGEEPLRILVAGPGQEPIAVTTTMRTPGHELDLAVGLLHAEGIVRGGDVTASRQGDVLTDARPDDTIVVEVRARIDPAVVAERHLPATASCGVCGRASIDDLLAATAPLHDLGPTVDWPVLASLPAALRDHQRAFDVTGGLHATGIARPDGELLTVREDIGRHNALDAAIGVHVLAEEVPLTDHVVVLSGRVGFELVQKVAVAGATIIVAVGAPSDLAVRTADAVGITLCGFVRDGGGNVYTHPRRVGADPLS, from the coding sequence GTGGGAACCACGGGTCTCGTGCTCGCCGGTGGCGCGAGCCGTCGCTTCGGCAGCGACAAGCGCGTCGCGCCGGTGGAGGGCCGCCCCCTGCTGCGGCGTGCCGTCGACGCGGTGGCAGCCGTCAGCGACGAGGTCGTGGTCGCCGTCGCCCCCGCTCGGCCGCTCCCGAGCGGCCTGGCGCTGCCGTCGGACGTCCGCGTGGTCACCGACGCGCCGGGTCACGAGGGGCCGCTCGCCGGGCTGGCCGCCGGCCTGGCGGCGGCGAGCCACGACGTGGTCGTGGTCCTCGGGGGTGATCACGGCTGGGCCGACCCGGCCACCCTCGCGACGTTGCGCGACCGCGTCGCCGGTGACGCCGAGGTCGATGCAGCCGTGCTCGAGGTCGACGGCCGACGCCAACCGTTGGCGGCCGCGTACCGACGTCGTGTCGGCGAGGTCGCGCGTGCCCGCCTGGCGGCCGGCGAGCTGCGGCTGGTGGCGCTGCTCGACGACCTCCGGGTGGTGACGGTGTCCGCCCCCGGTGCCGAGCGCACCGCCCGCGACGTGGACGTGCCGGCCGACCTCGACCACGACCGGCGGACCACGCCCGTGCGGGTCACCGCGATCGACGGCACCGGCCGCCGGGAGGTGGACGTCGTCGACCACCTCGCCGGCGAGGAGCCCCTCCGGATCCTGGTCGCCGGACCCGGTCAGGAGCCCATCGCGGTCACGACCACGATGCGCACCCCCGGCCACGAACTCGACCTCGCGGTCGGGCTGCTGCACGCCGAGGGCATCGTCCGCGGCGGTGACGTCACCGCCTCCCGCCAGGGGGACGTCCTGACCGACGCCCGCCCGGACGACACCATCGTCGTGGAGGTCCGCGCGCGCATCGACCCCGCCGTGGTCGCCGAGCGTCACCTCCCCGCCACGGCGTCCTGCGGAGTGTGCGGCCGGGCGAGCATCGACGATCTGCTGGCGGCGACCGCTCCCCTGCACGATCTCGGTCCCACGGTGGACTGGCCCGTCCTGGCATCGCTCCCCGCGGCGCTCCGTGACCACCAGCGTGCGTTCGACGTGACCGGTGGGCTGCACGCGACGGGTATCGCACGGCCGGACGGGGAGCTGCTCACGGTCCGGGAGGACATCGGGCGCCACAACGCGCTCGACGCGGCCATCGGCGTGCACGTCCTGGCCGAGGAGGTACCGCTGACCGACCACGTCGTGGTGCTCTCCGGCCGCGTGGGGTTCGAGCTGGTCCAGAAGGTCGCGGTCGCCGGTGCCACCATCATCGTCGCCGTCGGTGCACCGTCGGACCTCGCCGTCCGGACCGCGGACGCCGTCGGCATCACCCTCTGCGGGTTCGTCCGCGACGGTGGTGGCAACGTCTACACCCACCCGCGTCGGGTGGGCGCAGACCCGCTGAGCTGA
- a CDS encoding aldo/keto reductase, with amino-acid sequence MRTRRLGRTGLQVSEVGFGAWAIGGSWGSVDDDTSMRALHAAVDAGVTFIDTADVYGDGHSEQLIGRLLRERDEDLVVATKMGRRVPLDPEAYTYEAFRAWLDRSRQNLGVDRIDLVQLHALGREIYDRPQVWEALDRLVDEEVVAHYGVSVETVDEAQVACRTADIAAIQIILNLFRLRPVDEVLPAAAAADVGIIARVPLASGLLTGKFDRSSTFEATDHRAFNRHGEEFDVGETFAGVDFETGLEAVERLQTLVPASATTAQFALRWVLMHDAVSTVIPGAKRPDQVRDNVAASDVPALSDEVMAAAREVYDELVATQVHHRW; translated from the coding sequence TTGCGGACACGTCGCCTGGGACGTACGGGGTTGCAGGTCAGCGAGGTGGGGTTCGGCGCCTGGGCGATCGGTGGCAGCTGGGGGTCGGTCGACGACGACACCTCCATGCGAGCCCTGCACGCCGCGGTCGATGCCGGTGTGACGTTCATCGACACCGCGGACGTCTACGGCGACGGGCACAGCGAGCAGCTGATCGGCCGCCTCCTTCGCGAGCGTGACGAGGACCTGGTCGTGGCCACGAAGATGGGGCGCCGCGTGCCGCTCGACCCCGAGGCCTACACCTACGAGGCCTTCCGGGCGTGGCTGGACCGATCGCGCCAGAACCTCGGCGTCGACCGCATCGACCTCGTGCAACTGCACGCCCTCGGTCGCGAGATCTACGACCGGCCGCAGGTGTGGGAGGCGCTCGACCGCCTGGTCGACGAGGAGGTCGTCGCCCACTACGGCGTGAGCGTGGAGACCGTCGACGAGGCCCAGGTCGCCTGCCGCACCGCCGACATCGCCGCGATCCAGATCATCCTCAACCTGTTCCGCCTGCGACCGGTCGACGAGGTCCTCCCGGCCGCCGCCGCGGCCGACGTCGGCATCATCGCCCGGGTGCCGTTGGCGTCCGGTCTGCTGACCGGCAAGTTCGACCGGTCCAGCACGTTCGAGGCCACCGACCACCGGGCCTTCAACCGCCACGGTGAGGAGTTCGACGTCGGCGAGACCTTCGCCGGTGTCGACTTCGAGACCGGGCTGGAGGCCGTCGAGCGGCTGCAGACGCTGGTCCCGGCGTCGGCGACCACGGCCCAGTTCGCCCTGCGGTGGGTGCTGATGCACGACGCGGTGTCCACGGTCATACCCGGCGCCAAGCGCCCCGACCAGGTCCGCGACAACGTGGCCGCCTCCGACGTCCCTGCGCTGAGCGACGAGGTGATGGCCGCCGCCCGCGAGGTCTACGACGAGCTCGTCGCCACGCAGGTCCACCACCGGTGGTGA
- a CDS encoding NAD(P)-dependent alcohol dehydrogenase, translated as MKAQINRRYGSPDVMRLEEVADPVIGADEVLIRVRAASVNAGDWFVLTGTPYLLRLAFGLRRPRVQIRGRDVAGVVEEVGADVTEFAPGDAIYAEVERGSFAELTRTRARFVAPKPAGLTFEQAAAVPLAAGAALQGLRDAGGLQPGQRVLIHGASGGVGTFAVQIAKALGGEVTAVCSTGKVDLAHQLGADHVIDYTREDLAASDRRYDLILDVAGCRPLSDLRRVLTSDGTLVLVSGGANRWFGPIGRILHALALSPFVTQRLRPLTAKRDGTDLRSITELIDAGSVTPVIERTYPLSDAAEAMRYVGAGHARAKVVVTV; from the coding sequence ATGAAGGCGCAGATCAACCGGCGGTACGGCTCCCCCGACGTCATGCGGCTCGAGGAGGTGGCCGATCCGGTGATCGGGGCCGACGAGGTCCTGATCCGGGTCCGGGCGGCCTCGGTCAACGCCGGCGACTGGTTCGTCCTGACCGGGACGCCCTACCTGCTCCGCCTCGCGTTCGGCCTCCGTCGACCCCGGGTGCAGATCCGTGGGAGGGACGTCGCCGGCGTGGTCGAGGAGGTCGGCGCCGACGTCACCGAGTTCGCACCCGGCGACGCGATCTACGCCGAGGTCGAGCGGGGCAGCTTCGCCGAGCTGACCCGGACCCGCGCTCGCTTCGTCGCCCCGAAGCCTGCCGGCCTCACCTTCGAGCAGGCCGCTGCCGTCCCGCTCGCCGCAGGCGCTGCCCTGCAGGGGCTGCGCGATGCCGGAGGACTCCAGCCCGGCCAGCGGGTCCTGATCCACGGGGCGTCCGGTGGCGTCGGCACGTTCGCCGTCCAGATCGCCAAGGCGCTCGGTGGCGAGGTGACCGCCGTGTGCAGCACGGGCAAGGTCGACCTGGCTCACCAGCTCGGCGCCGACCACGTCATCGACTACACCCGCGAGGACCTGGCGGCCAGCGACCGCCGCTACGACCTGATCCTCGACGTGGCGGGCTGCCGCCCGCTGTCCGACCTCCGTCGTGTGCTGACCTCCGACGGGACGCTGGTGCTGGTGTCCGGTGGCGCCAACCGCTGGTTCGGTCCGATCGGGCGGATCCTCCACGCGCTCGCGCTGTCCCCGTTCGTGACGCAACGCCTGCGACCGCTGACCGCCAAGCGTGACGGCACGGACCTGCGGAGCATCACCGAGCTGATCGACGCGGGCTCGGTGACACCGGTCATCGAGCGGACCTACCCCCTCAGCGACGCGGCCGAGGCGATGCGCTACGTCGGCGCGGGCCACGCGCGGGCGAAGGTCGTCGTCACCGTGTGA
- a CDS encoding MFS transporter, whose translation MRTPTRSTDRAPQPRPTLFTPAFIALAFASLAYFTAAGMLIPALPRFVEGPLGGGNVAVGLVFGTFSISAVLLRPAAGLYGDRRGRRPLMLAGAAVFALSVLAYGLAPTPAVLAGIRLVSGAGEALFFVGMATAFTDLAPAERRGEAMSLASLALYLGIGIGPVVAEVTIARGGLTAVWVATAATAALAALLVVRVPETRPTSPAPAPAATRHRLVHPAGVLPGIVLLASIVGMAGFVAFVPLHVLDIGMASSGVVLGVFAGIVVLIRSVGARLPDVLGPGRAIRAALTLSVIGLMVAGTWHTPAGLVLGAIVLAVGIALLTPSVFALAVADVPASERGQVMATTSAFIDIAFGAGPISMGLVAASFGRPAVFVAGAVAAGAGLVLVAATRLGRPRSEAVEHAVEGHGDLGVGVAAVDELGAVT comes from the coding sequence ATGCGCACACCGACACGATCGACCGACCGCGCACCACAGCCGCGGCCGACCCTGTTCACGCCGGCCTTCATCGCCCTGGCGTTCGCCTCGCTCGCCTACTTCACCGCCGCCGGGATGCTCATCCCGGCGCTCCCCCGGTTCGTCGAGGGACCGCTCGGTGGCGGCAACGTGGCGGTCGGTCTCGTCTTCGGGACCTTCAGCATCAGCGCCGTCCTCCTGCGTCCCGCGGCGGGGCTGTACGGCGACCGCCGCGGCAGACGGCCGCTCATGCTCGCCGGAGCGGCGGTGTTCGCGCTGTCCGTCCTCGCCTACGGGCTGGCACCGACGCCGGCCGTGCTCGCCGGCATCCGCCTCGTCAGCGGGGCCGGCGAGGCCCTGTTCTTCGTCGGCATGGCCACGGCATTCACCGACCTGGCACCGGCCGAGCGCCGCGGCGAGGCGATGAGCCTGGCGTCGCTGGCCCTGTACCTCGGGATCGGCATCGGCCCGGTCGTGGCCGAGGTGACGATCGCTCGGGGCGGCCTGACCGCGGTCTGGGTGGCGACGGCCGCGACGGCCGCGCTCGCGGCCCTCCTCGTGGTGCGCGTGCCCGAGACGCGGCCGACCTCGCCCGCCCCGGCACCCGCGGCCACCCGCCACCGGCTCGTGCACCCCGCGGGGGTGCTGCCGGGGATCGTGCTGCTGGCCAGCATCGTCGGCATGGCCGGCTTCGTCGCCTTCGTCCCGCTGCACGTGCTGGACATCGGCATGGCGAGCTCCGGCGTCGTGCTGGGTGTCTTCGCTGGCATCGTCGTCCTCATCCGCAGCGTCGGCGCCCGCCTCCCCGACGTCCTCGGCCCGGGGCGTGCCATCCGGGCGGCGCTCACCCTGTCGGTCATCGGACTGATGGTCGCCGGCACGTGGCACACGCCGGCGGGGCTCGTCCTCGGCGCCATCGTGCTGGCGGTCGGTATCGCGCTGCTGACCCCGTCTGTGTTCGCGCTGGCCGTCGCCGACGTCCCCGCCAGCGAGCGCGGACAGGTCATGGCGACCACCTCGGCGTTCATCGACATCGCCTTCGGAGCGGGCCCGATCTCCATGGGTCTGGTCGCGGCGTCCTTCGGCCGGCCAGCGGTGTTCGTCGCCGGGGCGGTCGCCGCCGGCGCGGGCCTGGTCCTGGTCGCCGCTACTCGCCTCGGGCGGCCGCGATCGGAGGCGGTCGAGCACGCCGTGGAAGGACACGGTGACCTCGGGGTAGGCGTCGCGGCGGTCGACGAGCTCGGCGCGGTGACGTGA
- a CDS encoding ATP-dependent DNA ligase, whose protein sequence is MDLPVMPPVKPMLAKPAKKLPATDLAFEPKWDGYRCIVFRDGDEVVLGSRNEKPLNRYFPEMIAPLQASLPDRCVLDGELFVAIDGRLDFDALGQRIHPAESRVTMLAEKTPAEFVAFDLLALDDTSYVDRPFRDRRAALESIADGFAPPIHLAPATRDHTLAMEWFERFEGAGLDGLIVKQLDDPYRFDVRSQLKLKHARTADCVVAGYRMHKSGDGVGSLILGLYADDGQLWHVGVAASFTTKLRRQLLDEVAPLEMDDVAGHPWASWMDTEANANGSMPGAPNRWSGAGGRDHSWRPLRPDRVVEVGYTWATAGRFRGTTRLVRWRPDREPASCSTVQLAEPEPVPITEVLAAR, encoded by the coding sequence ATGGACCTGCCCGTGATGCCGCCCGTGAAGCCGATGCTGGCCAAGCCGGCCAAGAAGCTGCCGGCGACCGACCTGGCGTTCGAACCCAAGTGGGACGGCTACCGCTGCATCGTGTTCCGCGACGGCGACGAGGTGGTGCTCGGCTCCCGCAACGAGAAGCCGCTGAACCGCTACTTCCCCGAGATGATCGCGCCGCTGCAGGCGTCCCTGCCCGACCGCTGCGTCCTCGACGGCGAGCTGTTCGTGGCCATCGACGGACGGCTGGACTTCGACGCGCTGGGCCAGCGCATCCACCCGGCCGAGTCGCGCGTCACCATGCTGGCCGAGAAGACCCCGGCGGAGTTCGTCGCCTTCGATCTGCTCGCGCTGGACGACACCTCGTACGTCGACCGACCGTTCCGTGACCGGCGGGCGGCGCTGGAGTCGATCGCCGACGGGTTCGCGCCGCCGATCCACCTCGCGCCCGCCACCCGCGACCACACGCTGGCGATGGAGTGGTTCGAACGGTTCGAGGGCGCGGGCCTCGACGGTCTGATCGTCAAGCAGCTCGACGACCCGTACCGGTTCGACGTGCGGTCGCAGCTGAAGCTCAAGCACGCCCGCACGGCCGACTGCGTGGTCGCCGGGTACCGGATGCACAAGTCGGGCGACGGGGTCGGCTCGCTGATCCTCGGGCTGTACGCCGACGACGGGCAGCTGTGGCACGTCGGTGTGGCGGCCAGCTTCACCACCAAGCTCCGGCGCCAGCTGCTGGACGAGGTCGCCCCGCTCGAGATGGACGACGTGGCCGGCCACCCCTGGGCGTCGTGGATGGACACCGAGGCCAACGCGAACGGCTCGATGCCCGGTGCCCCCAACCGCTGGAGCGGCGCCGGCGGCCGGGACCACTCGTGGCGGCCGCTGCGCCCCGACCGCGTCGTCGAGGTCGGCTACACGTGGGCGACCGCGGGCCGCTTCCGCGGGACCACCCGGTTGGTGCGGTGGCGCCCCGACCGCGAGCCGGCCTCCTGCTCGACCGTCCAGCTGGCCGAACCCGAGCCCGTCCCGATCACCGAGGTCCTCGCCGCCCGCTGA
- a CDS encoding sigma-70 family RNA polymerase sigma factor codes for MSSPTPADLSAFCRETHPRLVAALGLYLGDPSVAEELAQEALVRTAVRWGRLDRPAGFAYRTAMNLARSHLRRRRAERRALDRLAHERDSVHHDPDTPTRLAVREQLRQLPPNQRGALALRYGAQLTVEETAEHLGLTPDAVRSRCKRGLAQLRLTLDTSTSASSTPQVVRDV; via the coding sequence GTGAGCAGTCCGACGCCCGCCGACCTCTCGGCGTTCTGCCGTGAGACGCACCCACGGCTGGTGGCTGCACTCGGCCTGTACCTCGGTGACCCATCGGTCGCCGAGGAGCTGGCGCAGGAAGCACTCGTACGCACCGCGGTCAGGTGGGGACGGCTGGACCGCCCAGCCGGGTTCGCGTACCGGACCGCGATGAACCTCGCCCGCTCCCACCTCCGCCGCCGCCGGGCCGAACGCCGTGCCCTCGACCGGCTCGCACACGAGAGGGACAGCGTGCACCACGACCCCGACACCCCGACGCGGTTGGCGGTCCGTGAGCAACTCCGACAGCTGCCGCCGAACCAGCGGGGCGCGCTCGCCCTGCGCTACGGCGCGCAACTGACCGTCGAGGAGACGGCCGAGCACCTCGGGCTGACCCCCGATGCGGTCCGCTCCCGCTGCAAACGCGGCCTCGCTCAGCTCCGGCTGACGCTCGATACCTCCACCTCTGCCAGCAGCACTCCCCAGGTGGTCCGCGATGTCTGA
- a CDS encoding S9 family peptidase: MTDTSASPDIRAYLQIRTAGPTGWSPDGRRLLISSDLPGTAQVHRLDLDDQPLPVAVEDLVPLTRFTEPTGAGYLPADPAGEDRDILLLASDDGGNERHQLFTALADPAGPYTSPDDLDALVVDPEFIHRPGGVTRDGRWLAYATNRGDGIAFDTWIRDLATGQERCVLATGGWTGPGGFSPDGRFLAVTEVTTRPGDNRVYLVDLLALPDEGAVDRDHPAVVEILPHDDLEPSSVGTPSWLPDSSGFVLSADVGRDHAALWRGRPVLDGDRLRDVEPEVIIETGWSTGGAFDWSGTQLLVSWNEGGISRAELRDPHSLEVRGAVPTPGDGVVGGYRFTRDGRHLAYSFSSPLVPGDGWLVDTSTRDLTRLTVSPCEVDGDTFVDAEEVRFPSFDGLEVPAFVLRPRPAGDGSPAPVVVVIHGGPESQHRPSFNPVVQYLVASGFAVVAPNVRGSTGYGKSYQHLDDVEKRLDSVADLAALHDWLATQPDLDHTRAALYGGSYGGYMVLAGLAFQPERWAAGVDIVGMSDLVTFLQNTSPWRRAFREREYGSLEHDREVLEAASPINRVDHITAPLLIIHGRNDPRVPVSEAEQIHAILTEKGVRSDLLIYEDEGHGLSKLENRIDAYPKVTAFLHDVLDRR, encoded by the coding sequence ATGACCGACACCTCTGCCTCGCCCGACATCCGCGCCTACCTGCAGATCCGCACCGCGGGTCCCACCGGGTGGTCTCCCGACGGCAGGCGCCTGCTGATCAGCTCGGACCTGCCCGGGACGGCCCAGGTCCACCGGCTGGATCTCGACGATCAGCCGCTGCCGGTCGCGGTCGAGGACCTCGTGCCGCTGACCCGGTTCACCGAGCCGACCGGGGCGGGCTACCTGCCCGCCGACCCGGCAGGTGAGGATCGCGACATCCTCCTGCTCGCGAGCGACGACGGCGGCAACGAGCGGCACCAGCTGTTCACAGCGCTGGCCGACCCGGCCGGTCCCTACACCAGCCCCGACGACCTCGACGCGCTGGTGGTCGACCCGGAGTTCATCCACCGCCCCGGCGGGGTGACCCGCGACGGCCGGTGGTTGGCATACGCGACCAACCGCGGGGACGGCATCGCCTTCGACACCTGGATCCGCGACCTCGCCACTGGGCAGGAACGCTGCGTGCTGGCCACCGGCGGGTGGACCGGGCCGGGCGGGTTCTCACCCGACGGCCGCTTCCTCGCCGTGACCGAGGTCACCACCCGCCCCGGCGACAACCGGGTCTACCTCGTCGACCTGCTCGCGCTACCCGACGAGGGGGCCGTCGACCGCGACCACCCCGCCGTCGTCGAGATCCTGCCTCACGACGACCTGGAGCCGTCCTCGGTCGGGACCCCGTCGTGGTTGCCGGACAGCTCGGGGTTCGTCCTGTCGGCGGACGTCGGCCGTGACCACGCGGCCCTGTGGCGCGGCCGACCGGTGCTCGACGGTGATCGCCTGCGGGACGTCGAGCCCGAGGTGATCATCGAGACCGGCTGGTCCACCGGCGGTGCCTTCGACTGGTCGGGGACCCAGCTGCTCGTGTCGTGGAACGAGGGCGGGATCAGCCGCGCCGAGCTGCGTGATCCCCACAGCCTCGAGGTGCGCGGCGCGGTGCCCACGCCGGGCGACGGCGTGGTCGGTGGGTACCGCTTCACCCGCGACGGGCGCCATCTCGCCTACTCGTTCTCGTCACCGCTCGTCCCCGGCGACGGCTGGCTGGTCGACACCTCGACACGGGACCTCACGCGGTTGACGGTCAGCCCCTGCGAGGTGGACGGCGACACCTTCGTCGACGCCGAGGAGGTGCGCTTCCCCTCGTTCGACGGGCTCGAGGTCCCCGCGTTCGTCCTGCGACCTCGGCCGGCAGGTGACGGCAGCCCGGCGCCGGTGGTGGTGGTCATCCACGGCGGGCCGGAGTCGCAGCACCGGCCGTCGTTCAACCCGGTCGTGCAGTACCTCGTGGCGTCCGGCTTCGCGGTGGTGGCACCCAACGTCCGAGGATCGACCGGCTACGGCAAGAGCTACCAGCACCTCGATGACGTCGAGAAGCGGCTGGACTCGGTCGCCGACCTGGCCGCGCTGCACGACTGGCTGGCGACCCAGCCGGACCTCGACCACACCCGGGCCGCCCTCTACGGCGGGTCCTACGGGGGCTACATGGTGCTGGCCGGCCTGGCGTTCCAGCCGGAGCGGTGGGCGGCCGGCGTCGACATCGTCGGGATGTCGGACCTGGTCACCTTCCTGCAGAACACCTCGCCGTGGCGCCGCGCGTTCCGCGAGCGTGAGTACGGCTCGCTCGAGCACGACCGCGAGGTCCTCGAGGCGGCGTCGCCGATCAACCGGGTCGACCACATCACGGCGCCGCTGCTGATCATCCACGGTCGCAACGACCCGCGGGTCCCCGTCTCCGAGGCCGAGCAGATCCACGCCATCCTCACCGAGAAGGGCGTGCGCAGCGACCTGCTGATCTACGAGGACGAGGGGCACGGGCTCTCCAAGCTCGAGAACCGCATCGACGCCTACCCCAAGGTCACCGCCTTCCTCCACGACGTGCTCGACCGGCGCTGA
- a CDS encoding DUF6457 domain-containing protein produces MEPDTWFTQLLAALEPTADGSPSLEPVSDVEREALLDLARIAAHTSERWTAPVSTFLVGVRYAAAPAEERAAAVRALVATLDDPDTA; encoded by the coding sequence GTGGAACCCGACACCTGGTTCACCCAGCTCCTGGCCGCCCTCGAGCCGACGGCCGACGGCTCGCCGTCCCTCGAACCCGTGAGCGACGTTGAACGCGAGGCCCTGCTGGACCTGGCGCGCATCGCGGCGCACACCAGCGAACGGTGGACGGCGCCCGTGTCGACCTTCCTCGTCGGGGTCCGGTACGCGGCCGCGCCGGCCGAGGAGCGAGCGGCGGCGGTCCGCGCGTTGGTCGCGACCCTCGACGATCCGGACACCGCATGA